Proteins encoded together in one Bradyrhizobium sp. PSBB068 window:
- the bchI gene encoding magnesium chelatase ATPase subunit I, which translates to MAAAFPFSAVVGQDEMKLALLIAAVDPKVGGVLAFGDRGSGKSTAVRALAALLPKMKIVVGCRYNCDPDRPVELCENCRVRASKGRLKSVQVPVPVVDLPLGATEDRVVGALDLERALTRGEKAFEPGLLARAHRGFLYIDEANLLEDHLVDLLLDVAASGENVVEREGLSIRHPARFVLVGTGNPEEGELRPQLLDRFGMSVEVKTPDNLADRIEVVRRRDAFENDSEAFVTKWAKDEAMLRKKIIMAREKLSSVSVPDVTLERAAKLCMALGTDGLRGELTLMRAARALATLDSAKAVTDDHLRRIAPSALRHRLRRNPLDDAGSSVRVDRAILEVLG; encoded by the coding sequence ATGGCAGCAGCATTTCCCTTCTCCGCGGTTGTCGGTCAGGACGAGATGAAGCTTGCGCTGCTGATTGCCGCTGTCGATCCAAAGGTCGGCGGTGTACTGGCCTTTGGCGACCGCGGCTCCGGAAAATCCACGGCGGTCCGCGCGCTTGCCGCCCTGCTGCCGAAGATGAAGATCGTCGTGGGTTGCCGTTACAATTGCGATCCGGATCGGCCGGTGGAACTTTGCGAGAATTGCCGCGTTCGGGCGAGCAAGGGTAGACTAAAGTCGGTACAGGTCCCGGTGCCCGTCGTCGATCTGCCGCTTGGCGCGACCGAGGATCGCGTGGTCGGCGCGCTCGATCTGGAACGGGCACTGACGCGCGGGGAAAAGGCCTTCGAGCCTGGTTTGTTGGCTCGCGCCCATCGCGGGTTCCTCTATATCGACGAAGCAAATCTGCTGGAGGATCATCTTGTCGATCTCCTGCTTGACGTCGCTGCATCAGGCGAAAATGTTGTCGAGCGCGAGGGCTTGAGCATACGTCATCCGGCGAGATTCGTGCTGGTCGGTACTGGAAACCCAGAGGAAGGCGAGTTGCGCCCGCAATTGCTGGATCGCTTTGGCATGTCGGTAGAGGTGAAGACCCCCGACAATCTTGCGGACCGGATCGAGGTGGTGCGGCGCCGTGACGCTTTTGAAAACGATAGCGAAGCCTTCGTCACAAAGTGGGCCAAGGACGAGGCCATGCTTCGCAAGAAGATCATCATGGCGCGGGAGAAACTCTCCTCGGTTTCGGTGCCTGATGTCACGCTCGAGCGCGCCGCCAAACTCTGCATGGCGCTTGGCACCGACGGCCTGCGCGGCGAATTGACCTTGATGCGTGCGGCCCGTGCGCTAGCGACACTGGACTCCGCCAAGGCCGTGACCGACGATCATCTCCGCCGGATCGCTCCCTCGGCCCTGCGCCATCGGCTGCGGCGCAATCCGCTCGATGATGCGGGCTCCTCGGTACGGGTCGACCGTGCGATTTTGGAGGTGCTGGGGTGA